The Rhodanobacteraceae bacterium genome window below encodes:
- a CDS encoding deoxyribonuclease I produces the protein MKSLRWITLGACLLVLSGTVSAAAYLRVVSWNLLHAGYSGQTDWNDYATQAWTKFGTTASASNGVDLIFAQEVMYDTAAASLAAALNSVTGYTWDYRVTAAIGRSSYKERYAVFFRTDRVQILSHSVWTDTGDKFEREPQIVKLRHIQTGADYTFINWHTVFGTTAERQAEIQQIASVFSSIQSSSSSDQDVILLGDHNRDATSPWWSTLIGQSPAVSNKVNDLTSINTSCAFASAYDHFWFQSSYVTEFSSAGRDYIADMCAFRNVSDHAPIFLSLYSSADTD, from the coding sequence ATGAAGAGCTTGCGCTGGATCACGCTGGGGGCGTGTTTGCTGGTGTTGTCGGGCACGGTGTCTGCCGCCGCCTATCTGAGAGTGGTTTCCTGGAATCTGCTGCATGCCGGTTACAGCGGGCAAACCGACTGGAATGACTACGCCACGCAGGCGTGGACCAAATTCGGCACCACCGCATCGGCATCCAATGGTGTCGACCTGATCTTTGCCCAGGAAGTGATGTATGACACCGCAGCCGCCAGTCTGGCTGCTGCCCTGAACAGCGTCACCGGCTACACCTGGGATTACCGCGTGACCGCTGCCATCGGCCGAAGCAGCTACAAGGAGCGCTACGCGGTGTTCTTCCGCACCGATCGCGTCCAGATCCTGTCGCATTCGGTCTGGACCGACACCGGCGACAAGTTCGAACGCGAGCCCCAGATCGTCAAGTTGCGACATATCCAGACCGGCGCCGACTACACCTTCATCAATTGGCACACGGTGTTCGGCACCACCGCCGAACGGCAGGCCGAGATTCAGCAGATCGCATCCGTCTTCAGTTCCATCCAGTCGAGCAGCAGCAGCGATCAGGATGTCATACTGCTCGGCGATCACAACCGCGATGCCACTTCTCCGTGGTGGAGCACGTTGATCGGCCAGTCACCGGCGGTGAGCAACAAGGTCAACGATCTGACCTCGATCAACACCAGCTGCGCCTTCGCCAGCGCCTATGACCACTTCTGGTTCCAGAGCAGCTACGTCACCGAGTTCTCGAGTGCAGGTCGCGATTACATCGCCGACATGTGCGCCTTCCGCAATGTTTCCGATCACGCGCCGATCTTCCTGTCGCTGTATTCGTCAGCCGATACCGACTAG
- a CDS encoding GPP34 family phosphoprotein, whose amino-acid sequence MLLGEDFLLLSLDVSSGLPLPGLAVLQRPAFLAACLLAELAVHQQVGWNPDGVQIFDELPSYHGLISQSVDALRRAPAANPADAIRTIGREVRDLRLQLLDSLITRGLLHEGSRRSYWLFGQRRYPVRSIRARNEAMEHLMEATTGRSASMRSTALLLLSDATAANGHLLSAAQANEASARATALIQEVRHHLPEAREWSNTHSAIALLTGIAEALPHVM is encoded by the coding sequence GTGCTGCTCGGAGAGGACTTTCTGCTGCTGTCGCTGGATGTGAGCTCCGGACTGCCATTGCCAGGTCTGGCAGTCCTGCAGCGACCGGCCTTTCTGGCGGCCTGTCTGCTGGCGGAACTGGCGGTACACCAGCAGGTAGGCTGGAACCCAGACGGCGTGCAGATCTTCGACGAGTTGCCGAGTTACCATGGGCTGATCAGCCAGTCTGTCGATGCCTTGCGGCGGGCGCCGGCTGCCAATCCGGCCGATGCCATCCGCACCATCGGCCGGGAGGTGCGCGATCTGCGTCTGCAACTGCTCGACAGCCTGATCACTCGCGGACTCTTGCACGAAGGCAGTCGCCGCAGCTACTGGCTGTTCGGCCAGCGCCGTTACCCGGTGCGTTCCATCCGCGCCCGCAACGAAGCCATGGAGCACCTGATGGAAGCCACCACCGGGCGCAGTGCATCCATGCGCAGCACGGCCTTGTTGCTGCTCAGTGACGCCACTGCCGCCAACGGACATCTGCTGAGCGCGGCTCAAGCCAACGAAGCCAGCGCCCGAGCCACCGCGCTCATCCAGGAAGTCAGACATCATCTGCCGGAGGCGCGCGAGTGGAGCAACACCCACAGCGCCATTGCCCTGCTTACCGGTATCGCCGAGGCACTCCCACACGTGATGTGA
- a CDS encoding M2 family metallopeptidase — protein sequence MNHWRWTALPACIALLCGCAQSNSAPPSDADAQKLAGEAKAMVQRINDEAFERQRESSAAGWVAATYINDDTQLLAARAQQRDLAYQAKVLDEARRYTDARLDNSTQRSLDRLLNQTVLPPASAAEQAELTTIGARLEAAYGSAKSCPDPDKPESCRDLIELSRVLAESRDPAALRQAWIDWHDTAAVMRDDYRRYAELMNHGAREYGYKDTGDLWRSGYDMSAEDFSLETERLWSQVQPLYTSLQCYVRTRLNQHYGDTEVPKTGPIPGHVLGNMWQQDWSAIYPLVEPYPGVASLDVNSGLQKAKYDAAKLTRQAEGFYTSLGMPELPQSFWQKSMLTKPADRDVQCHASAWDIDMKGDVRIKMCIEADEENLRTIYHELGHVYYYLAYQQLPPLFQTGAHDGFHEAIGDTVVLSLTPGYLARIGLIDAPKQSNEALINAQMKMALEKIAFLPFGKLIDQWRWGVFDGSIKPENYNRSWWELKQRYQGVMPPVPRDETRFDPGAKYHVPANTPYTRYFLAHILQFQIQRELCRAAGDNGPLYDCSIFDNKEAGARFWALLQRGASQPWQQTMKEFSGSEQMDASAILEYFQPLSAWLDQQNEGQRCGW from the coding sequence ATGAATCATTGGCGCTGGACGGCACTTCCGGCCTGCATCGCACTGCTTTGCGGCTGCGCGCAATCAAACTCTGCTCCACCCTCGGACGCTGATGCGCAAAAGCTGGCCGGCGAGGCCAAAGCCATGGTCCAGCGCATCAATGACGAGGCCTTCGAGCGCCAGCGCGAATCCAGTGCGGCCGGCTGGGTGGCCGCCACCTATATCAATGACGACACCCAATTGCTGGCAGCGCGCGCCCAGCAGCGCGATCTGGCCTATCAGGCGAAGGTGCTCGACGAGGCCCGCCGCTACACCGATGCCCGTCTGGACAACAGCACCCAGCGGTCGCTGGATCGTTTGCTCAACCAGACGGTGTTGCCGCCGGCGTCGGCTGCCGAGCAGGCCGAATTGACCACGATCGGCGCCCGCCTTGAGGCCGCCTACGGTTCTGCCAAGTCCTGCCCCGATCCGGACAAGCCGGAGAGCTGCCGCGATCTGATCGAACTGTCGCGGGTGCTGGCGGAAAGCCGCGACCCGGCCGCGCTTCGCCAGGCCTGGATCGATTGGCACGACACCGCGGCGGTCATGCGCGACGACTATCGGCGCTATGCCGAACTGATGAATCACGGCGCCCGGGAATACGGATACAAGGACACCGGCGACCTCTGGCGCAGCGGCTACGACATGTCGGCCGAGGATTTCTCGCTGGAAACCGAGCGCCTGTGGAGCCAGGTGCAGCCGCTGTACACCTCACTGCAATGCTATGTGCGCACCCGGCTGAACCAGCATTACGGTGATACCGAAGTGCCCAAGACCGGCCCGATCCCCGGGCATGTGCTCGGCAATATGTGGCAACAGGACTGGTCAGCCATCTATCCGCTGGTCGAGCCCTACCCCGGCGTTGCCAGCCTGGACGTCAACAGCGGCTTGCAGAAGGCGAAGTACGACGCGGCCAAGCTCACGCGTCAGGCCGAGGGTTTCTACACCTCGCTGGGCATGCCCGAGCTGCCGCAGAGTTTCTGGCAGAAGTCGATGCTGACCAAGCCGGCCGACCGTGACGTGCAGTGCCATGCCAGCGCCTGGGACATCGACATGAAAGGCGATGTCCGAATCAAGATGTGCATCGAGGCCGACGAAGAGAATCTGCGCACGATCTATCACGAACTCGGTCATGTCTATTACTACCTGGCCTACCAGCAGCTGCCGCCGCTGTTCCAGACCGGCGCCCATGACGGCTTTCACGAGGCCATCGGCGATACCGTGGTGCTGTCGCTGACGCCCGGCTATCTGGCCAGGATCGGCCTGATCGATGCCCCGAAACAATCGAATGAAGCCCTCATCAACGCCCAGATGAAGATGGCGCTGGAGAAGATTGCTTTCTTGCCCTTCGGCAAGCTCATCGACCAGTGGCGTTGGGGCGTGTTCGACGGCTCGATCAAGCCGGAAAACTACAATCGCAGCTGGTGGGAGCTCAAGCAACGTTACCAGGGCGTGATGCCGCCGGTGCCGAGGGATGAAACCCGCTTCGATCCCGGCGCCAAATATCACGTACCCGCCAACACGCCCTACACCCGTTATTTTCTGGCGCATATCCTGCAGTTCCAGATACAGCGTGAGCTCTGCCGCGCGGCAGGCGACAACGGCCCCCTGTACGATTGTTCCATTTTCGACAACAAGGAAGCCGGTGCACGCTTCTGGGCCTTGCTGCAACGCGGCGCCAGCCAGCCCTGGCAGCAGACCATGAAGGAATTCAGCGGTAGTGAGCAGATGGATGCCAGCGCGATCCTTGAGTATTTCCAACCCCTGTCAGCCTGGCTGGATCAGCAGAATGAAGGACAACGCTGTGGCTGGTGA
- a CDS encoding DUF4442 domain-containing protein encodes MSAESAKNPKHLPGARSAALRLFRRWGNSGFGRWLCSRAICFQAPYFSSISPLLELLEPGHAIASIKQRRSVQNHIGTVHAIALCNLAEFVGGLATDAAVTAEQRWIPKGMTVRYLKKALGPMRAEAQLDNIGELSEGAEKIARVVIKDRQNETVFSADISMWVSPKRG; translated from the coding sequence ATGAGCGCCGAATCCGCGAAGAATCCCAAACATCTCCCGGGTGCTCGCAGTGCGGCGCTGCGACTGTTCCGGCGCTGGGGCAACAGCGGCTTCGGCCGCTGGCTGTGCTCTCGCGCCATCTGCTTCCAGGCCCCCTATTTCAGCAGCATCTCGCCGCTGCTGGAATTGCTGGAACCGGGACACGCGATCGCCTCGATCAAACAACGTCGAAGCGTGCAGAACCATATCGGCACCGTGCATGCGATTGCCCTGTGCAATCTGGCCGAATTCGTCGGTGGTTTGGCCACCGACGCGGCGGTGACCGCCGAGCAGCGCTGGATTCCTAAGGGCATGACCGTGCGCTACCTGAAGAAGGCGCTTGGACCCATGCGCGCCGAGGCCCAACTGGACAATATCGGCGAACTAAGCGAGGGGGCCGAGAAAATCGCCCGCGTGGTCATCAAGGACCGCCAGAACGAGACGGTGTTCAGCGCCGACATCAGCATGTGGGTGAGTCCCAAGCGGGGGTAA
- a CDS encoding acyl-CoA dehydrogenase, with product MSGFLPLLALIAVGLACGFTRAGLKTWTVASAAALTLASLYSGASWVTLGLTWVVFAAIAVVLNYRPLRVQLLSQPMLDVYQRIAPQLSDTERVALEAGTVGWEGELFSGRPRWSKLLKAPAPQLSGEEKAFMDGPVEEVCALINDWEITHERNDLSPQVWDFLKRNRFFGMIIPKEYGGLGFSAHAHSVVLQKLSSISPTVSSTVAVPNSLGPAELLLHYGTDEQKKHYLPRLADGREIPCFGLTNPWAGSDATSIPDYGVVCKRTVDGQEVLGISLTFEKRYITLAPVASVIGLAFRLLDPDGLLGDKKDVGISLALVPRNTPGLEVGRRHLPLNIPFQNGPVSGKDMFVPLDQLIGGTKYAGQGWRMLVECLSVGRAISLPSGSTGSVRMAALATGAYARIRKQFGMSIGRFEGIEEALARIGGLTYAVSAVSRMTAAAVDQGEKPAVTSAIAKYHATELGRSIIQDAMDVHGGKTIILGPKNYLGRQWQGSPISITVEGANILTRNMIIFGQGAVRCHPYVLKLMQAASVADPQRRISEFDNVLFKHVGFAVSNACRAFLYGLTHSRIGTAPGDSYTKRYYRKLSRYSAALALVADTSMLLLGGKLKQKERISARLGDVLSYLYIASSMLKRFEDQGRPELDRPFLAWAFHECIHRIQAALDGVLRNFPVRPAAWLLRALVFPIGRLEALPGDRLGRRVATLLMYPNEARDRLGEFCYLTPTANNPAGQMNSVLASIIEAEPIERKLAKAAKAGTLTAPDAEAQLAEAVQYNVITEVERDLLIRTRAATADIIAVDDFDTADLVAGRRTEAGARANLRSAA from the coding sequence ATGTCTGGATTCCTACCCTTACTCGCGTTGATCGCGGTCGGTCTGGCCTGCGGCTTCACCCGTGCCGGTCTCAAGACCTGGACCGTGGCCAGTGCCGCCGCCCTGACACTGGCCTCGCTCTACAGCGGCGCCTCCTGGGTGACCCTGGGGCTGACCTGGGTGGTGTTCGCTGCCATTGCAGTGGTGCTGAACTACCGCCCGCTGCGAGTGCAATTGCTGAGCCAGCCGATGCTGGATGTCTACCAGCGAATTGCGCCGCAGCTCTCCGACACCGAAAGGGTAGCGCTGGAAGCCGGCACCGTGGGCTGGGAAGGAGAGCTGTTCTCCGGTCGCCCGCGCTGGAGCAAGTTGCTCAAGGCGCCAGCGCCACAGCTCAGCGGCGAAGAAAAGGCTTTCATGGACGGTCCGGTCGAGGAAGTCTGCGCACTGATCAACGATTGGGAAATCACGCACGAACGCAACGATCTGTCGCCGCAGGTGTGGGATTTCCTGAAGCGCAACCGCTTCTTCGGCATGATCATCCCCAAGGAATACGGTGGACTTGGCTTCTCCGCGCACGCCCATTCGGTGGTGCTCCAGAAGCTTTCCAGCATCAGCCCGACGGTCAGTTCCACCGTGGCTGTGCCGAACTCACTCGGCCCGGCTGAACTGCTGCTGCATTACGGCACTGACGAACAGAAGAAGCACTATCTGCCACGCCTGGCCGACGGCCGCGAGATTCCCTGCTTCGGCCTGACCAACCCCTGGGCCGGATCCGATGCGACCTCGATTCCGGACTACGGCGTGGTCTGCAAGCGCACCGTCGATGGTCAGGAAGTGCTCGGCATCAGCCTGACTTTCGAGAAGCGTTACATCACTCTGGCGCCGGTGGCCAGCGTCATCGGCCTCGCCTTCCGTCTGCTGGACCCAGATGGCCTGCTGGGTGACAAGAAAGACGTCGGCATCTCGCTGGCGCTGGTTCCGCGCAACACTCCGGGGCTGGAAGTCGGTCGTCGCCATCTGCCGCTGAACATTCCCTTCCAGAACGGACCGGTGAGTGGCAAGGACATGTTCGTTCCGCTGGATCAGCTGATCGGCGGCACCAAGTACGCTGGCCAGGGCTGGCGCATGCTGGTCGAGTGCCTGTCGGTGGGCCGCGCCATCTCGCTGCCCTCGGGTTCCACCGGCAGCGTGCGCATGGCCGCGCTGGCCACCGGTGCCTACGCCCGCATCCGCAAGCAGTTCGGCATGTCGATCGGGCGCTTCGAGGGTATCGAAGAGGCGCTGGCGCGGATCGGCGGCCTGACCTACGCCGTCAGCGCGGTCTCCCGCATGACCGCGGCCGCGGTGGATCAGGGTGAAAAGCCGGCCGTCACCTCGGCCATCGCCAAGTACCACGCCACCGAACTGGGTCGCTCGATCATCCAGGATGCCATGGATGTCCACGGCGGCAAGACCATCATCCTCGGGCCGAAGAACTATCTGGGGCGTCAGTGGCAGGGTTCGCCGATCAGCATCACTGTGGAAGGCGCCAACATCCTGACCCGCAACATGATCATCTTCGGTCAGGGCGCGGTACGCTGCCATCCCTATGTTCTCAAGCTGATGCAGGCGGCCAGCGTGGCCGATCCGCAGCGGCGCATCAGTGAGTTCGACAACGTGCTGTTCAAGCATGTCGGTTTCGCGGTGTCCAATGCCTGCCGCGCGTTCTTGTACGGTTTGACCCACAGCCGCATCGGCACTGCCCCGGGCGATAGCTACACCAAGCGCTACTACCGCAAGCTGTCGCGCTACAGCGCTGCGCTGGCGCTGGTCGCCGACACCTCGATGCTGCTGCTCGGCGGCAAGCTCAAGCAGAAGGAGCGCATTTCGGCACGGCTGGGCGATGTGCTGAGCTATCTGTACATCGCTTCGTCGATGCTCAAGCGCTTCGAAGATCAGGGCCGTCCTGAACTCGACCGTCCCTTCCTGGCCTGGGCCTTCCACGAGTGCATCCATCGCATCCAGGCGGCACTGGACGGCGTGCTGCGCAATTTCCCGGTGCGCCCGGCGGCCTGGCTGCTGCGGGCCCTGGTGTTCCCGATCGGGCGTCTGGAAGCCTTGCCCGGTGACCGCCTGGGCCGTCGCGTCGCCACCCTGCTGATGTACCCGAACGAGGCCCGCGATCGACTGGGCGAGTTCTGCTACCTGACACCCACCGCCAACAACCCGGCCGGCCAGATGAACAGCGTGCTGGCATCGATCATCGAAGCCGAGCCGATCGAGCGCAAGCTGGCCAAGGCCGCCAAGGCGGGCACGCTGACCGCACCGGATGCCGAGGCGCAACTCGCCGAGGCCGTGCAGTACAACGTCATCACCGAGGTCGAACGAGATCTGCTGATACGTACTCGCGCGGCCACCGCCGACATCATCGCCGTCGATGATTTCGACACCGCCGATCTGGTTGCCGGCCGTCGTACCGAAGCCGGTGCCCGTGCCAATCTGCGCAGCGCTGCCTGA